The Streptomyces cynarae genome contains a region encoding:
- a CDS encoding S8 family serine peptidase has translation MVTPLPQSLLPPGVAELGMDALCDRLERMPEVTVTRRLRSPEKLKSAGLHPSCPEIAVVEAAEAQVPAMRSLHVHIEPDLPLSGTGPAAAPTAGVLPLRDPGLVMPLEEPAEISLRVCGPEGEPLAGAGVFLIGATWPSQGVTAADGTVTLTLATETAETVQSLYVRPAGGYADRWIHRPDLSATQENLVTLTPLAQVYPELEQRQQYGWGQQAMRLDRLPPTFRAFGVRVAVIGSGVSTEHPDLRQRVRSGVDLVRGTENGWAHDTLGTGTHAAGIIAGADTGKGIIGIAVDAEIEVCQVLPGGHFSDLIAALDHCIEREVDIAHLAVATPYPSALVSRKLADAYAAGIACVAPAGDTGGPVNFPGSLPTVFTVGALGVFGSYPPDTSQATHVGPQLTPEGLFAAPFSCYGPGVDAAAPGVAVLSCAPRGGYTALDGTGTASAHVAGLAALVLAHHEDFHGQLLPRGPGRVQHLFEIIAGSCRQLAAPGTLEATRVGRGLPDALVALGLAPGVQLAPALSPYAPSMAG, from the coding sequence ATGGTGACACCCCTGCCGCAGAGTCTTCTCCCGCCGGGAGTCGCCGAACTCGGCATGGACGCGCTGTGCGACCGGCTGGAGCGTATGCCCGAGGTGACGGTGACCCGCAGACTCCGGTCGCCGGAGAAGCTGAAGTCGGCCGGATTGCACCCCTCATGCCCGGAGATCGCGGTCGTCGAGGCGGCCGAGGCCCAGGTGCCGGCCATGCGGTCGCTGCATGTGCACATCGAACCGGATCTGCCGCTGTCCGGAACCGGACCCGCCGCCGCGCCGACCGCGGGTGTGCTGCCACTGCGCGATCCGGGGCTGGTCATGCCGCTGGAGGAGCCCGCGGAGATCTCGCTGCGCGTGTGCGGCCCGGAGGGTGAACCGCTGGCGGGCGCGGGGGTGTTCCTGATCGGGGCGACCTGGCCGAGCCAGGGCGTCACCGCGGCCGACGGGACGGTCACCCTCACCCTGGCGACCGAGACCGCGGAGACCGTCCAGTCCCTCTACGTCCGCCCCGCGGGCGGTTACGCCGACCGCTGGATCCACCGGCCCGACCTGTCGGCGACCCAGGAGAACCTGGTCACCCTCACCCCGCTGGCCCAGGTCTACCCGGAGCTGGAGCAGCGGCAGCAGTACGGCTGGGGCCAGCAGGCCATGCGCCTGGACCGGCTGCCGCCCACGTTCCGCGCCTTCGGCGTCCGGGTCGCGGTCATCGGTTCGGGCGTCAGCACCGAGCACCCCGATCTGCGGCAACGCGTGCGCTCCGGTGTCGATCTCGTGCGCGGCACCGAAAACGGCTGGGCCCACGACACCCTGGGCACCGGCACTCACGCGGCGGGCATCATCGCCGGCGCGGACACCGGCAAGGGGATCATCGGCATCGCCGTCGACGCCGAGATCGAGGTCTGCCAGGTGCTGCCCGGCGGGCACTTCAGCGACCTGATCGCCGCTCTGGACCACTGCATCGAGCGCGAGGTCGACATCGCCCATCTCGCGGTGGCCACGCCGTACCCTTCGGCGCTGGTCTCCCGCAAACTCGCCGACGCCTACGCGGCGGGCATCGCCTGCGTCGCACCTGCGGGCGACACCGGTGGCCCGGTCAACTTCCCGGGTTCGCTGCCCACCGTGTTCACCGTCGGCGCGCTGGGAGTCTTCGGCTCGTACCCGCCGGACACCTCGCAAGCCACCCACGTCGGGCCGCAGTTGACCCCCGAAGGGCTGTTCGCAGCGCCGTTCAGCTGCTACGGCCCCGGCGTGGACGCGGCCGCCCCCGGAGTGGCGGTCCTGTCGTGCGCCCCGCGCGGCGGCTACACGGCCCTGGACGGCACCGGCACCGCCTCCGCCCATGTCGCCGGCCTCGCCGCCCTCGTTCTCGCCCATCACGAGGACTTCCACGGCCAGTTGCTGCCGCGTGGCCCCGGCCGGGTGCAGCACCTGTTCGAGATCATCGCCGGGAGCTGCCGCCAACTGGCCGCCCCCGGAACGCTGGAGGCCACCCGCGTCGGACGCGGTCTGCCCGACGCCCTGGTGGCACTCGGCCTGGCCCCCGGTGTGCAGCTCGCTCCGGCCCTGTCGCCGTACGCCCCGTCCATGGCGGGATGA
- a CDS encoding DUF2637 domain-containing protein, translated as MWSAPGPDIAPNGWDPDEELAQMLSTVSAVDPAPPSLDGQHRHRIDRRRPRPAHHILDGGQRLSPVTLLVATIAACAVAMLGWSTAYSYNQLREIAATVLPAPLAQWWPLTVYGPWFVAALSILRAAFQHRTARRSWCVILIASATAVALCISHSSYSVLSMVIVGIPPITALVCFRELVGQVSCKYRPRHAAPGKEPTGGG; from the coding sequence GTGTGGAGCGCCCCCGGCCCGGACATCGCGCCGAACGGCTGGGACCCCGACGAAGAGCTGGCCCAGATGCTCTCCACCGTGTCGGCCGTGGACCCCGCTCCGCCCTCGCTGGACGGCCAGCACCGCCACCGGATCGACCGGCGGCGGCCCCGGCCGGCCCACCACATCCTTGACGGCGGTCAGCGGCTCAGCCCCGTCACGCTCCTGGTCGCCACGATCGCCGCGTGCGCGGTGGCGATGCTGGGCTGGTCCACCGCCTACTCCTACAACCAGCTGCGCGAGATCGCCGCCACGGTCCTGCCGGCGCCGCTCGCCCAGTGGTGGCCGCTGACGGTGTACGGACCGTGGTTCGTGGCCGCGCTGTCCATCCTTCGGGCAGCCTTCCAGCACCGCACCGCCCGGCGGTCCTGGTGCGTCATCCTGATCGCCTCCGCGACGGCAGTGGCCCTGTGCATCAGCCACTCCTCGTACTCCGTGCTCTCGATGGTGATCGTCGGGATTCCGCCGATCACCGCCCTGGTGTGCTTCCGGGAGCTCGTCGGCCAGGTGTCGTGCAAGTACCGCCCCCGGCACGCCGCCCCCGGCAAGGAGCCGACCGGCGGCGGCTGA
- a CDS encoding dirigent protein, protein MQPIKRRSLGVAVGTAIAFACASPATAAGSSGPGVPREEVFQLVARSTQTSSVDVNPSGPSQGDEFVISGELLNQGATVGTYGEVCTLTRVGPVDHFDLQCVASFTLAQGQITVQGRFSVTPAGSGEVDLAITGGTGLYRTAGGYVHAVNISSTDTQVTVHLTR, encoded by the coding sequence ATGCAGCCGATCAAGCGACGCTCCCTGGGGGTGGCCGTCGGTACGGCCATCGCCTTTGCCTGCGCTTCACCTGCGACGGCCGCCGGAAGCAGCGGCCCGGGAGTCCCACGCGAAGAGGTCTTCCAGTTGGTGGCCAGGTCGACGCAGACCAGCTCCGTCGACGTGAATCCCTCCGGCCCCAGCCAGGGAGACGAATTCGTCATCAGCGGCGAGCTGCTGAATCAGGGCGCGACGGTCGGAACCTACGGAGAGGTGTGCACGCTGACGCGCGTCGGCCCGGTGGACCACTTCGATCTGCAGTGCGTCGCAAGCTTCACCCTGGCCCAAGGGCAGATCACCGTTCAGGGGCGGTTCTCCGTCACCCCGGCCGGTTCGGGTGAGGTCGATCTCGCGATCACCGGAGGGACCGGGCTCTACCGCACCGCCGGCGGTTACGTCCACGCCGTGAACATCAGCAGCACAGACACGCAGGTCACCGTCCACCTCACTCGGTGA